The proteins below are encoded in one region of Thermococcus peptonophilus:
- a CDS encoding glucodextranase DOMON-like domain-containing protein, which translates to MKRLVSLFLTLLVVGSIIGANAKFALAEEPKPLNVIIVWHQHQPYYYDPIQDIYTRPWVRLHAANDYWKMAHYLSEYPDVHVTIDLSGSLIAQIADYMNGKKDTLQVITEKIANGEPLTVEEKWTMLQVPGGFFDHTIPWNGEPVTDQNGNPIRKIWKRYTELKNKMLNAKAKYANLPLEEQKVAVTNEFTEQDYIDLAVLFNLAWIDYGYIMSNPELKALYEKVDEGGYTREDVKTVLNAQMWLLNHTFEEHEKINYLLGNGNVEVTVVPYAHPIGPILNDFGWERDFDAHVKKSHELYKKYLGNGTATPVGGWAAESALNDKTLEILAENGWQWVMTDQLVLDRLGVEKTVENYYRPWVAEFNGKKIYLFPRDHALSDRVGFTYGGMNQYQAVQDFVNELLKLQKQNYDGSLVYVVTLDGENPWENYPYDGKLFLEELYKKLTELQNAGLIRTVTPSEYIKLYGDKANKLTPKMMERLDFTTEDNVNALLKAKSLGELYDMAGIKEEMQWPESSWIDGTLSTWIGEPQENYGWYWLYLARKALMENKAKMSQNDWDKAYEYLLRAEASDWFWWYGNDQDSGQDYTFDRYMKTYLYEIYKLAGVEPPSYLYGNYFPDGQPYITRALDGLGEGEKKEYSSESALAKGVEVYFESDGLHFLVKGDLKEFEISLRSPDERIGNTFTLLQKKPTELRYSLFPFSKDSVGMPITVHVVYKDGKAEVYKADGYDTNEKVGDVTAKKTEGGVEVVVPFDYLSNPSDFYFAVSTVNENGELEVISSPVELKLPVQVKGAVIVDITDPEGDDHGPGTYTYPTDSVFKPGVFDLLRFRLLEQTDSYVMEFYFRNLGDNPWNGPNGFSLQIIEVYLDFKEGGNTSTIKMFPDGPGANVNLDPDHPWDVAFRIAGWDYGNLIVLPNGTAIQGEMQISADPTKNAIIVKVPKKYIQINEDYGLWGAVLSGSQDGYGPDKWRPVAVKAEQWKVGGADPQAVINNVAPRVMDMLVPEGFKPTQEEQLKSYDAQNGKLATVKAIPLIKKGIVVKDPEGDDHGPGTYTYPTDSVFKSGVFDILKFKMTEESDDWVLEFYFKDLGDNPWNGPNGFSLQIIEVYFDFKKGGNTSAIKMFPDGPGANVNLDPFHPWDLALRIAGWDYGNLIVLPNGTVIQGEMQISADPTKNAIIVKLPKKYFPGVSDYGLYASVLVGSQDGYGPDKWRPVAVDAEQWKGGGADPQAVIAGVAPRVYDMLVPESFKPTQEEQLKSYDAQNGKLATVVMIPLVGGTGGETPKETATSTTSTTSTSSTTTSTTSTTTTPHGGGGSGSGPTTTSSTTTTTSTSTSGEGKTCGPAFLVGLAVVPLLLRRRR; encoded by the coding sequence ATGAAGAGGCTGGTTTCCCTTTTCCTTACCCTTTTGGTGGTTGGAAGTATAATAGGAGCGAACGCCAAGTTCGCGCTGGCAGAAGAACCAAAGCCGCTGAACGTCATAATAGTCTGGCACCAGCACCAGCCCTACTACTACGACCCGATACAGGACATCTACACGAGGCCGTGGGTCAGACTCCACGCGGCCAACGACTACTGGAAGATGGCCCACTATCTTAGCGAGTATCCCGACGTCCACGTAACCATAGACCTCTCGGGTTCCCTCATAGCCCAGATAGCCGACTACATGAACGGAAAGAAGGACACCCTTCAGGTAATCACCGAAAAGATAGCCAACGGAGAGCCCCTGACAGTCGAAGAGAAGTGGACGATGCTCCAGGTTCCGGGAGGGTTCTTTGACCACACGATACCCTGGAACGGTGAGCCTGTAACTGACCAGAACGGAAACCCGATCAGAAAGATATGGAAGCGCTATACCGAACTCAAGAATAAGATGCTGAACGCGAAGGCCAAGTACGCCAACCTTCCGCTGGAGGAGCAGAAGGTCGCGGTAACAAACGAGTTCACAGAGCAGGATTACATAGACCTCGCGGTTCTCTTCAATCTCGCCTGGATTGACTACGGCTACATAATGAGCAACCCCGAGCTCAAGGCCCTCTACGAGAAGGTTGATGAGGGCGGCTACACGAGGGAGGACGTTAAGACCGTTCTCAACGCCCAGATGTGGCTACTCAACCACACATTCGAGGAGCACGAGAAGATCAACTACCTCCTCGGCAACGGGAACGTTGAGGTCACCGTTGTTCCCTACGCCCACCCGATAGGGCCGATACTCAACGACTTCGGCTGGGAGAGAGACTTCGACGCCCACGTTAAGAAGTCCCATGAGCTCTACAAGAAGTATCTAGGCAACGGAACGGCAACCCCAGTCGGCGGTTGGGCAGCTGAGTCAGCACTCAACGACAAGACCCTTGAGATACTCGCCGAGAACGGCTGGCAGTGGGTCATGACCGACCAGCTCGTCCTCGACAGGCTCGGTGTCGAAAAGACCGTTGAGAACTATTACAGGCCATGGGTTGCCGAGTTCAACGGAAAGAAGATCTACCTGTTCCCGCGCGACCACGCCCTCAGCGACCGCGTTGGCTTTACTTATGGAGGAATGAACCAGTACCAGGCCGTCCAGGACTTCGTGAACGAACTGCTGAAGCTCCAGAAGCAGAACTACGATGGCTCCCTCGTCTACGTTGTCACACTCGACGGTGAGAACCCGTGGGAGAACTACCCGTACGACGGTAAACTCTTCCTCGAGGAGCTCTACAAGAAGCTCACCGAGCTCCAGAACGCGGGCCTGATAAGGACAGTCACACCCAGTGAGTACATCAAGCTCTACGGCGACAAAGCAAACAAGCTCACCCCGAAGATGATGGAGCGCCTCGACTTCACTACTGAGGACAATGTGAATGCACTTCTCAAGGCCAAGAGCCTTGGAGAGCTCTACGACATGGCCGGGATCAAAGAAGAGATGCAGTGGCCCGAGTCGAGCTGGATTGACGGTACTCTCTCCACCTGGATAGGCGAGCCCCAGGAGAACTACGGCTGGTACTGGCTCTACCTGGCTAGAAAGGCCCTGATGGAGAACAAGGCAAAGATGAGCCAGAACGACTGGGACAAGGCCTACGAGTACCTCCTCAGGGCAGAGGCGAGCGACTGGTTCTGGTGGTACGGCAACGATCAGGACAGCGGCCAGGACTACACCTTCGACCGCTACATGAAGACCTACCTCTACGAGATCTACAAGCTGGCGGGTGTTGAGCCGCCGAGCTACCTCTACGGAAACTACTTCCCGGACGGCCAGCCCTACATCACGAGGGCACTGGACGGTCTCGGAGAGGGCGAAAAGAAGGAGTACTCAAGCGAGTCTGCCCTGGCTAAGGGGGTTGAAGTCTACTTCGAGAGCGACGGCCTCCACTTCCTCGTCAAGGGTGACCTGAAGGAGTTTGAAATCAGCCTCAGAAGCCCGGACGAGAGGATCGGCAACACGTTCACACTCCTTCAGAAAAAACCAACAGAACTCAGGTACTCACTGTTCCCGTTCTCAAAGGATAGCGTCGGCATGCCGATCACGGTTCACGTGGTCTATAAGGACGGAAAAGCTGAAGTTTACAAGGCCGATGGCTACGATACTAACGAGAAGGTTGGAGACGTTACGGCCAAGAAGACTGAGGGCGGAGTCGAGGTTGTTGTCCCGTTCGACTACCTCTCCAACCCGAGCGACTTCTACTTTGCAGTCTCAACGGTAAACGAGAACGGCGAGCTGGAGGTAATAAGCTCACCGGTCGAACTTAAGCTCCCGGTTCAGGTCAAGGGTGCAGTCATAGTTGACATTACCGATCCCGAGGGAGACGATCACGGGCCCGGAACCTACACCTACCCGACCGACTCAGTCTTCAAGCCCGGAGTCTTTGACCTCCTCCGCTTCAGACTGCTCGAACAGACCGACAGCTACGTCATGGAGTTCTACTTTAGGAACCTCGGTGACAACCCGTGGAACGGACCCAACGGCTTCAGCCTGCAGATTATCGAGGTCTACCTCGACTTCAAGGAAGGAGGAAACACCAGCACAATCAAGATGTTCCCGGATGGACCGGGAGCCAACGTGAACCTCGATCCAGACCATCCGTGGGATGTGGCCTTCAGAATAGCCGGATGGGACTACGGCAACTTGATCGTCCTCCCGAACGGCACCGCGATACAGGGAGAAATGCAAATTTCGGCCGATCCTACCAAGAACGCAATAATCGTCAAGGTGCCCAAGAAGTACATCCAGATAAACGAGGACTACGGTCTTTGGGGTGCAGTGCTGAGCGGTTCCCAGGATGGCTACGGACCGGATAAGTGGAGGCCTGTTGCAGTTAAGGCCGAGCAGTGGAAGGTTGGCGGCGCTGACCCGCAGGCAGTCATAAACAACGTTGCCCCGCGCGTCATGGACATGCTCGTTCCGGAAGGCTTCAAACCAACCCAAGAGGAGCAGCTCAAGAGCTACGACGCCCAGAACGGAAAGCTCGCCACGGTCAAGGCGATACCGCTCATCAAGAAGGGAATAGTCGTTAAAGACCCGGAGGGAGACGATCACGGGCCCGGAACCTACACCTACCCGACCGACTCAGTCTTCAAGTCGGGCGTCTTCGACATTCTCAAGTTCAAGATGACGGAGGAGAGCGACGACTGGGTGCTGGAGTTCTACTTCAAGGACCTTGGAGACAACCCGTGGAACGGTCCAAACGGCTTCAGCCTGCAGATCATAGAGGTCTACTTTGACTTCAAGAAGGGAGGAAACACGAGTGCCATAAAGATGTTCCCGGACGGGCCGGGGGCCAACGTCAACCTCGACCCGTTCCACCCGTGGGATCTGGCCCTCAGGATAGCCGGTTGGGACTACGGTAACCTGATAGTCCTCCCGAACGGTACAGTGATCCAGGGAGAAATGCAGATCTCAGCCGATCCAACGAAGAATGCCATAATCGTCAAGCTCCCGAAGAAGTACTTCCCAGGGGTCTCTGACTACGGCCTCTACGCCAGCGTCCTTGTCGGCTCGCAGGACGGCTACGGGCCGGACAAGTGGAGACCTGTTGCAGTTGATGCCGAGCAGTGGAAGGGCGGTGGAGCCGATCCACAGGCAGTCATTGCCGGTGTCGCGCCGAGGGTTTACGACATGCTCGTTCCAGAGAGCTTCAAACCAACCCAGGAGGAACAGCTCAAGAGCTACGACGCCCAGAACGGAAAACTGGCCACGGTAGTTATGATACCACTCGTCGGGGGCACCGGTGGGGAGACACCAAAGGAGACCGCAACGAGCACGACATCGACGACCTCAACGAGCAGCACAACGACTTCAACAACTTCCACTACAACCACACCCCATGGAGGAGGCGGAAGTGGCAGTGGACCAACCACCACTTCAAGCACCACTACGACTACTTCAACGAGTACCAGCGGCGAGGGTAAGACCTGTGGCCCAGCGTTCCTCGTTGGTCTCGCAGTAGTTCCACTCCTCCTCAGGAGGAGGCGCTGA
- a CDS encoding ABC transporter permease subunit encodes MMGRKRSEMLKSFVLTLVAVFIMFIILFPVYYIFTVSISPKSTLATTELELIPKEVTLNSYREVLFGFSGDRLMEDFEGRITGKGTLQNGKLYITDGTLIGTVKYGPFTGLKFEIPVSRITFTVNGGSGSGDLSGKVRGTIILTRINDDGTIGFGIVRNVTLTEGTVNGVKVSGQMDGYIRARNTGKAEFTALGKFVNSNFFKYLKNSLILATLTVVLALIFVVPAAYAFSRLQFFGREHVLYFYLMFTQVSGGLGIAGLIALYGMLVKLGLYGKLPVLAFIYAAGSVPFNTWLLKGYIDSISPDFDEAALVDGANYFQIIRHVLLPMALPGIATVAVFAFIGGWTEFILASLLLNQDSQPLAVWIYSLLGGIGRGIDWSYFAAAALLFALPVFVMFILAQNYIRSGLTVGGLKE; translated from the coding sequence ATGATGGGCCGTAAGAGATCCGAGATGCTCAAAAGCTTCGTCCTGACGCTAGTGGCAGTCTTCATAATGTTCATAATCCTTTTCCCAGTGTACTACATCTTCACAGTCTCGATAAGCCCGAAATCAACTCTCGCAACGACTGAGCTGGAGCTCATACCAAAGGAGGTCACCCTGAATTCGTACAGGGAAGTCCTCTTTGGGTTCTCAGGCGACAGGCTGATGGAGGACTTTGAGGGCAGGATAACCGGAAAGGGAACACTCCAGAACGGCAAGCTCTACATAACAGACGGCACTCTCATCGGAACGGTGAAATACGGGCCTTTCACGGGCCTGAAGTTTGAAATTCCTGTTTCTAGGATAACTTTCACCGTCAACGGCGGCTCCGGCAGCGGGGACTTGAGCGGGAAGGTTAGAGGGACGATAATCCTGACGAGGATCAACGATGACGGAACGATAGGCTTTGGAATAGTCAGAAACGTCACACTCACAGAGGGCACGGTTAACGGAGTAAAGGTCAGCGGACAGATGGATGGATACATCAGGGCAAGGAACACCGGAAAAGCAGAATTCACGGCCCTGGGCAAGTTCGTGAACTCCAACTTCTTCAAGTATCTGAAGAACAGCCTGATCCTGGCGACCCTTACAGTAGTACTGGCACTGATCTTCGTCGTCCCGGCGGCCTACGCCTTTTCAAGACTCCAGTTCTTCGGCAGGGAGCACGTACTGTACTTCTACCTGATGTTCACACAGGTCTCAGGTGGTCTGGGAATAGCCGGGCTTATAGCCCTCTACGGAATGCTCGTCAAGCTCGGCCTCTACGGCAAGCTTCCGGTGCTGGCCTTCATCTACGCCGCAGGGAGCGTGCCCTTCAACACATGGCTCCTCAAGGGGTACATAGACTCAATAAGTCCCGACTTCGATGAGGCGGCGCTTGTTGACGGTGCAAACTACTTCCAGATAATCAGGCACGTTCTCCTCCCAATGGCGCTCCCAGGGATAGCGACGGTGGCGGTGTTCGCCTTCATCGGCGGATGGACGGAGTTCATTCTCGCAAGCCTCCTCCTGAACCAGGACAGTCAGCCATTGGCGGTGTGGATATACTCCCTCCTAGGAGGAATCGGCAGGGGAATTGACTGGAGCTACTTCGCAGCCGCCGCGCTGCTGTTCGCCCTGCCGGTGTTCGTGATGTTTATTCTCGCCCAGAACTACATAAGAAGCGGCCTCACCGTAGGAGGCCTTAAAGAGTGA
- a CDS encoding carbohydrate ABC transporter permease has protein sequence MKKTTAAALMLILPGMAAFLFFNLWPIVYSIYLAFTNAQLGNFPIYNPQSAVEPLHFVGLENFRWALSDDKFINAFKWTWIFVFTSVTLKVFAGLFLSLLYNSKYVKGKAIYRSLLIIPWALPLLFSVTVWKFMFDPVFGPINMMLKSIGITGPDWVNNPTWGFVALNIIEVWLAYPFMMTVITAALQSVPDTLIEAAIIDGANYWQRIWHVVVPIVGKPIAFATILTSAASFQYFMVPYIYNAGLFEDRFLLLYGFRKAFGATPHYGRAAAIMVIATLILAVYMYVNVRITRLQEGAKG, from the coding sequence ATGAAGAAGACGACCGCTGCTGCACTGATGCTCATACTGCCCGGAATGGCCGCGTTCCTGTTCTTCAACCTCTGGCCGATAGTCTACTCGATATACCTGGCGTTCACAAACGCCCAGCTCGGAAACTTCCCAATCTACAATCCACAGAGCGCAGTTGAACCGCTGCACTTCGTCGGCCTTGAAAACTTCAGGTGGGCGCTCTCGGACGACAAGTTCATCAACGCCTTCAAGTGGACGTGGATATTCGTCTTCACGAGCGTCACTCTAAAGGTTTTCGCGGGCCTCTTTCTCAGCCTGCTCTACAACAGCAAGTACGTAAAGGGAAAGGCAATCTACAGGTCACTCCTCATAATCCCCTGGGCGCTGCCGCTCCTCTTCTCGGTAACCGTGTGGAAGTTCATGTTTGACCCCGTTTTTGGCCCGATTAACATGATGCTCAAATCAATCGGCATTACTGGACCCGACTGGGTGAACAACCCTACATGGGGGTTTGTGGCCCTCAACATAATCGAGGTCTGGCTGGCCTATCCGTTTATGATGACCGTAATAACCGCCGCACTCCAGTCGGTCCCGGACACGCTAATCGAGGCGGCCATCATAGACGGAGCCAACTACTGGCAGAGAATCTGGCACGTCGTCGTCCCAATAGTTGGAAAGCCGATAGCCTTCGCGACCATACTCACAAGCGCCGCAAGCTTCCAGTACTTTATGGTGCCTTACATCTACAACGCGGGCCTCTTCGAGGACAGGTTCCTTCTGCTCTACGGATTCAGGAAGGCATTCGGTGCAACACCGCACTACGGCAGGGCCGCGGCGATAATGGTGATAGCCACGCTCATTCTGGCCGTCTACATGTACGTGAACGTTAGGATAACCAGGCTCCAGGAGGGTGCTAAGGGATGA
- a CDS encoding extracellular solute-binding protein, with translation MRKSIFALLLVGVLFLSVVASGCIGGGGETTTTPSTSQSQTPSSPTETTTTSPTETTTAPAVECGSGKVVIWHNMQPNELEVFQSIAEEYMAECPNVEIVFEQKPNLEDALKAAIPSGQGPDLFIWAHDWIGKFAEAGLLEPIDDYVTDDILKDFAPMAIDAMQYKGHYYAMPFAAETVAIIYNKKMVQNPPKTFDEMKAIMEKYYDPDNEKYGIAWPINSYFISGIAQAFGGYYFDDKTEMPGLDKPETIEGFKFFFTQIWPYMAPTPDYNTQQSIFLEGRAPMMVNGPWSISDVKKAGIDFGVVPLPPITKDGKEYWPRPYGGVKDIYFAAGIKNKDAAWKFVKWFTTTPEVIKELSLQLGYIPVLKPVLEDPDIKADPVIYGFGQAVQHAYLMPKSPKMGAVWGGVDGAITEILKDPANADFEAILKKYQEKILQDIGSS, from the coding sequence ATGAGAAAGAGCATCTTTGCCCTCCTCCTTGTGGGGGTTCTGTTCCTGAGCGTTGTAGCGAGCGGCTGTATAGGAGGTGGTGGCGAAACAACCACCACCCCAAGCACCAGCCAAAGCCAGACGCCCTCGTCTCCAACGGAGACAACAACTACCTCACCCACGGAGACCACGACCGCTCCCGCTGTTGAGTGCGGAAGCGGTAAGGTTGTTATCTGGCACAACATGCAACCGAACGAGCTTGAAGTCTTCCAGAGCATAGCCGAAGAATACATGGCCGAGTGCCCGAACGTTGAAATCGTCTTCGAGCAGAAGCCGAACCTCGAGGACGCCCTTAAAGCCGCCATTCCAAGCGGCCAGGGCCCGGACCTATTCATATGGGCACACGACTGGATTGGAAAGTTCGCTGAAGCGGGCCTCCTCGAGCCGATCGACGACTACGTCACCGACGACATCCTGAAGGATTTCGCCCCAATGGCGATTGATGCTATGCAGTACAAGGGCCACTACTACGCCATGCCCTTCGCGGCTGAAACCGTTGCGATAATCTACAACAAGAAGATGGTCCAGAACCCGCCCAAGACCTTCGATGAGATGAAGGCCATCATGGAGAAGTACTATGACCCGGACAACGAGAAGTACGGAATAGCCTGGCCGATCAACTCCTACTTCATCTCAGGCATCGCCCAGGCCTTCGGAGGCTACTACTTCGACGACAAGACCGAAATGCCGGGCCTCGACAAGCCCGAGACCATCGAGGGCTTCAAGTTCTTCTTCACTCAGATATGGCCGTACATGGCTCCAACTCCGGACTACAACACCCAGCAGAGCATCTTCCTTGAGGGCAGGGCACCAATGATGGTGAACGGCCCGTGGAGCATAAGCGACGTCAAGAAGGCCGGCATTGACTTCGGCGTCGTCCCGCTCCCGCCGATCACCAAGGATGGCAAGGAGTACTGGCCGAGGCCCTACGGTGGCGTTAAGGACATCTACTTCGCGGCAGGTATAAAGAACAAGGACGCCGCCTGGAAGTTCGTCAAGTGGTTCACCACCACTCCAGAAGTCATCAAGGAGCTATCACTCCAGCTCGGCTACATCCCGGTTCTCAAGCCCGTTCTTGAGGACCCAGACATCAAGGCCGACCCGGTCATCTACGGCTTTGGCCAGGCGGTTCAGCATGCTTACCTGATGCCCAAGAGCCCGAAGATGGGCGCAGTCTGGGGCGGCGTTGACGGCGCAATAACCGAGATACTCAAGGACCCGGCCAACGCGGACTTTGAAGCCATACTCAAGAAGTACCAGGAGAAGATACTCCAAGACATCGGCTCAAGCTGA
- the trmBL1 gene encoding HTH-type sugar sensing transcriptional regulator TrmBL1: MREDEIIEKLQRLGLTKYESLAYITLLKLGPSKATDITKESGIPHTRVYDVLSSLHRKGFVDVMQGTPRLYKPVNPEVVLERIKEEIIEDIEALKKAFLDLYREAHGEELPEIWTIQGFDNTLERAEHVIRTAKHEVLINTPFEFLKLLQGEIKNRRDIIFVIISNFGEEIPDWLKGDNIILARSGGAPWLMASWIIGDIDYALFFGALPKDRRREKFYSFWAKSPRIIQNYMHWFYTIYFDNSEVIKPLAYERLQKPVSLVNIRTLITVLKFAGLPRKAEIVGKLIDTKEPVTLDGEIVDYEYTPLTANVTFKYNGKQLKVGGIGSYFEDVEGEKFILLE; this comes from the coding sequence ATGAGGGAAGACGAGATAATTGAAAAGCTCCAGAGGCTCGGCCTCACCAAGTACGAGAGCCTTGCTTACATAACTCTCCTGAAGCTTGGGCCCAGTAAGGCAACCGACATAACGAAGGAGAGCGGGATTCCACACACGAGGGTCTATGACGTCCTCAGCTCCCTCCACAGGAAAGGCTTCGTTGATGTTATGCAGGGCACGCCAAGACTCTATAAGCCCGTGAACCCTGAAGTCGTGCTCGAGAGAATCAAAGAGGAGATAATTGAAGACATTGAGGCACTCAAGAAGGCCTTTCTCGACCTCTACCGCGAGGCCCACGGCGAAGAGCTACCGGAGATATGGACGATACAGGGCTTTGACAACACGCTTGAGAGAGCAGAGCACGTCATAAGGACGGCAAAGCACGAGGTTCTGATAAACACTCCCTTCGAGTTCCTGAAGCTCCTCCAGGGCGAGATAAAGAACCGCAGGGACATAATCTTCGTCATAATCAGCAACTTCGGAGAGGAGATACCGGACTGGCTCAAGGGCGACAATATAATCCTCGCCAGGAGCGGCGGAGCGCCCTGGCTCATGGCGAGCTGGATAATCGGCGACATCGACTACGCCCTCTTTTTCGGCGCTCTGCCCAAGGACAGGAGAAGGGAGAAGTTCTACTCCTTCTGGGCAAAAAGCCCGAGGATAATTCAGAACTACATGCACTGGTTCTACACAATCTACTTCGACAACAGCGAGGTCATAAAACCGCTCGCCTACGAGAGGCTCCAGAAGCCGGTCTCTCTGGTCAACATCAGAACCCTGATCACCGTTCTCAAGTTTGCAGGCCTCCCGAGAAAAGCCGAGATAGTCGGCAAGCTCATAGACACCAAGGAGCCCGTGACCCTCGATGGAGAGATAGTGGACTATGAGTACACGCCTCTTACGGCGAACGTTACCTTCAAGTACAACGGTAAGCAGCTGAAGGTCGGTGGCATCGGCAGCTACTTCGAGGACGTTGAGGGGGAGAAGTTCATCCTCCTCGAGTGA